One Skermanella sp. TT6 genomic window, ACAGATGGTCGCCGTCCGTCCAGGTCTCGTCGGCCCGCCATCCGGCATCGGCCGCCAAGTCCCGGAACTCCTCCACCGTGTATTTGTGCGAAACCTCGGTATGGATGGTCTCGCCCGCCTGGAACCGGAACGGAGCGCCTGCGACCAGGACGGTCTGGGGCTTGAGGCTTTCCAGGTGCATCTCGATCCGGCCGAGATCCCTGTCATAGAAGGCGCGGTGGGCGAAGGCCGCGAGGTCGAAGGTTCCGTCCAGTTCGCGGTTGATCCGCTCCAGCAGGTTCAGGTTGAACGCCGCCGTCACCCCGGCCGCGTCGTTGTAGGCGGCCTCCAGCCGCCCGATGTCCTTCTTCAGGTCGACGCCGATCAGCAGCCGGCCGCCCCCGCCGAGTTGCCGGCCCAGGCGCGCCAGGAACGCCCGTGCCTCCTCCGGCGAGAAGTTGCCGATCGTCGAGCCGGGGAAGAACGCGAGCGTGCGCTCCGCCCCGCCCTTCACAGCAAGCGGGAAGGGCCGGGTGTAGTCGGCATGGATCGGCTTGACGGATATCTCCGGATAATCCGCCGCCAGCCGGGCGGCCGACGCTTCCAGATGCGCGCCGGAGATGTCGACCGGGATGTAGGCGGCAGGCTCGTCCAGCACGTCGAGCAGCAGGCGTACCTTGACGCTCGACCCGCTGCCGAGTTCCAGCAGCGTGACGCCGCGACCCGCTTTTCCGGCGATGTCGCCGGCG contains:
- the egtD gene encoding L-histidine N(alpha)-methyltransferase, whose product is MTDGTASRRIGMPAPGPDRDTEFLKDVLDGLGQAVKALPAKHFYDQRGSRLFDRICELEEYYPTRTETAILARYAGDIAGKAGRGVTLLELGSGSSVKVRLLLDVLDEPAAYIPVDISGAHLEASAARLAADYPEISVKPIHADYTRPFPLAVKGGAERTLAFFPGSTIGNFSPEEARAFLARLGRQLGGGGRLLIGVDLKKDIGRLEAAYNDAAGVTAAFNLNLLERINRELDGTFDLAAFAHRAFYDRDLGRIEMHLESLKPQTVLVAGAPFRFQAGETIHTEVSHKYTVEEFRDLAADAGWRADETWTDGDHLFSVHLLTFRAPPVRLRRGSDA